The Amycolatopsis mongoliensis genome includes a window with the following:
- a CDS encoding NAD(P)/FAD-dependent oxidoreductase, producing the protein MAAAKSKSEPTRILVLGGGYVGLYTAYGLQKMLRANEASVTVVDPQPHMTYAPFLPEAAAGAIEPRHVVVPLRRVLKRCHVLTARVTKIENEKKSVTVEAADGHIEQLGYDILVVALGAVARILPIPGLVEQGIAFKTIGEAIYLRNHIMTKLDEAASTLDPELRKRLLTFTVVGGGFAGIEALAELEDMTRFAVENYYPNIKTSDIRWVLVEAAGRILPEVRETLGVYTVEQLEKRGIEVYLSTAAKSFENGHVVLSDGTEFDTDTIIWTAGVKANPVLANSDLPLDKRGRLEATAAMQVVGHPEVWTAGDNAAIPDLSRTEEDPTATCPPNAQHAVRQATLLAKNIIKVLRGGKPKDYFHKNLGAVASLGLHKGVADALNLKIKGFPAWLFHRAYHLKAMPTWNRRIRILFDWILGGLFRREVISLGQINNPKDEFARVSKS; encoded by the coding sequence ATGGCTGCTGCGAAGTCGAAGTCGGAACCGACCAGGATCCTCGTCCTCGGTGGGGGGTACGTCGGGCTCTACACGGCGTACGGCCTCCAGAAGATGCTCCGGGCCAACGAGGCCTCCGTGACCGTCGTTGACCCGCAGCCCCACATGACCTACGCGCCGTTCCTCCCCGAGGCCGCGGCCGGCGCGATCGAGCCCCGGCACGTGGTCGTGCCGCTGCGGCGGGTGCTCAAGCGCTGCCACGTGCTGACCGCGCGCGTCACCAAGATCGAGAACGAGAAGAAGTCGGTCACGGTCGAGGCGGCCGACGGCCACATCGAGCAGCTGGGCTACGACATCCTGGTCGTCGCGCTCGGCGCCGTCGCCCGGATCCTGCCGATCCCGGGCCTGGTCGAGCAGGGCATCGCCTTCAAGACCATCGGCGAGGCGATCTACCTCCGCAACCACATCATGACCAAGCTCGACGAGGCCGCCAGCACGCTGGACCCCGAGCTGCGCAAGCGCCTGCTGACCTTCACCGTCGTCGGCGGCGGGTTCGCCGGCATCGAGGCGCTGGCCGAGCTCGAGGACATGACCCGGTTCGCGGTGGAGAACTACTACCCGAACATCAAGACCTCCGACATCCGCTGGGTGCTCGTCGAGGCCGCCGGCCGGATCCTGCCCGAGGTCCGCGAGACCCTGGGTGTGTACACGGTCGAGCAGCTGGAGAAGCGCGGCATCGAGGTGTACCTGTCGACGGCGGCGAAGTCGTTCGAGAACGGCCACGTCGTCCTCTCGGACGGCACGGAGTTCGACACGGACACGATCATCTGGACGGCCGGCGTGAAGGCCAACCCGGTGCTGGCCAACTCGGACCTGCCGCTCGACAAGCGCGGCCGCCTCGAGGCGACGGCGGCGATGCAGGTCGTGGGTCACCCGGAGGTGTGGACCGCGGGCGACAACGCGGCGATCCCGGACCTCTCCCGCACGGAAGAGGACCCGACGGCGACGTGCCCGCCGAACGCGCAGCACGCCGTCCGCCAGGCGACGCTGCTGGCCAAGAACATCATCAAGGTCCTGCGCGGCGGCAAGCCGAAGGACTACTTCCACAAGAACCTCGGCGCGGTGGCGAGCCTGGGCCTGCACAAGGGCGTCGCGGACGCGCTGAACCTGAAGATCAAGGGCTTCCCGGCGTGGCTGTTCCACCGCGCGTACCACCTCAAGGCGATGCCGACCTGGAACCGCCGGATCCGCATCCTGTTCGACTGGATCCTCGGCGGGCTGTTCCGGCGTGAGGTGATCTCGCTCGGGCAGATCAACAACCCGAAGGACGAGTTCGCGCGCGTCTCGAAGTCCTGA
- a CDS encoding DUF7507 domain-containing protein, whose translation MLLVVVLLALGVVAPGTMPRASAAGAQSCGFATAGTGTYARTLCWFDLSGYSAAEATSPAGQRLMFALPGGYRLAATLTVSGGPVAPSALPTYSAAYLGNSGHYTGVPGRPALYQTANGTTTVATLTDIVATDASGAVVKGYGLVGADVESTDPGESIEWTSSSPIESLTADSSGPGIGNACGGGYPGVGTRTVRCVGRTTANKSGTPILSSEDPTSFTQRMVGGGRQAVGFGVLVSSLQMSKKVVRGFPGDSFAVSVASSNGAVLGSADTRGGTSATTGEITVLAGARGSEYTLREAATSGLESNYDRSWTCTRNGAADGKLPTGDAGGSAQVHVDVGDFVSCTITNTAKAATLQLVKHAAPPVDVNGNGITDAGDTIEYTFTVTNAGALALHDITVTDPKAGPATCPRPTLAPGESQTCAAQVPYVITKADEANGAAVNTATASGLPPGVTTEVTSNPSSTRTPTETPKPALTLTKSASPDDPEAYTAGRRITYSFLVTNTGNVPLNEIGVDETAFSGSGVLSTPVCPVTTLAPGAGTTCTATYVLTQDDVDSGLLHNTATAHGKQPGSPDPTTSNPSSVSIPTPAHPAITLVKTADPTTVERAGQSVTYRFTVTNTGDVTLRGVGVDETRFTGSGPAPEISCPDVVLAPGASQTCLGVHRVTQADIDAGSIENTAVAHGTAPRATEPTTAAPSSAKVTADRSAALALAKSAYPGTVAAAGEPVRYSFLVTNTGNVTLTDVTVTEGAFSGSGTLSAISCPAGAAVVPVLAPGQAVTCAADYTVTQADLDAGRITNSATAAGTPPGGLPTATTPPATAVVTASGGAALTLVKSVEPATVDGAGHTVTYRFAVTNNGNRTLTSVAVRESAFTGTGAGPAIACPSDTLAPGQAVTCTATYTLTQADADAGSVTNTAEATGNPPQGDPVTSGPSQATVTVLRRPGLSLVKSADPTDDGHFDAGQTVTYSFVVTNTGNQTLTTVTVRETAFSGTGGLSPLSCPGGGSTVGVLAPDEQAVCTATYVLTQSDVDSGHVTNTAVATGTPPAGTEPPTSDPSTAVVPTPPDAALTLAKTATPGTVSAAGQQITYAFVVTNTGNVTLNPVTVRETRFTGSGAGPVPVCPGGALAPGRQVTCTATYRVTQSDVDAGSIGNTAVASGTPPDGGSPADSKPATATVHATAVGALAITKAAGPVDVNRDGSIGAGDRISWTITVTNTGTATVGEIKVDDPSAGPVTCPGTVLAPGQAMTCTVLPHTVTAADVTAGRVRNVATATGTGPDGKPVPGGEATASVPVVPVLPPGPRPGPATGPGEPPHRLPDTGVDVGRQLALAALLLTAGLALCLAGRRRRA comes from the coding sequence ATGCTGCTGGTCGTGGTGCTCCTCGCGCTCGGTGTGGTCGCGCCCGGCACGATGCCTCGCGCGTCGGCGGCCGGGGCGCAGAGCTGCGGGTTCGCCACGGCGGGCACCGGTACCTACGCCCGGACGCTGTGCTGGTTCGACCTGTCCGGCTACAGCGCGGCGGAGGCGACCTCCCCGGCGGGCCAGCGGCTGATGTTCGCGCTGCCCGGCGGCTACCGGCTCGCGGCCACCCTCACCGTGTCCGGCGGCCCGGTCGCACCGAGCGCGCTACCCACGTATTCGGCCGCCTACCTGGGCAACTCCGGCCACTACACTGGGGTGCCGGGCCGGCCGGCGCTGTACCAGACCGCCAATGGCACGACGACCGTCGCCACGCTGACCGACATCGTCGCCACCGACGCGAGCGGCGCGGTCGTCAAGGGCTACGGCCTGGTGGGCGCGGACGTCGAGTCCACGGACCCGGGCGAGTCGATCGAGTGGACTTCATCCTCCCCGATCGAGTCACTGACAGCGGACAGTTCCGGGCCGGGCATCGGCAACGCGTGCGGCGGCGGCTACCCCGGCGTCGGCACGCGGACCGTCCGATGCGTCGGCCGCACGACCGCCAACAAGTCCGGCACCCCGATCCTGTCCTCGGAGGACCCGACCTCGTTCACCCAGCGCATGGTGGGCGGCGGACGGCAGGCGGTCGGGTTCGGCGTGCTGGTCTCGAGCCTCCAGATGTCCAAGAAGGTGGTGCGGGGCTTCCCCGGCGACTCGTTCGCCGTCTCGGTCGCGTCGTCGAACGGGGCCGTGCTCGGCTCGGCCGACACGCGGGGCGGCACGTCGGCGACCACCGGCGAGATCACCGTGCTGGCCGGAGCGCGCGGCAGCGAGTACACCCTGCGTGAGGCGGCTACCTCGGGCCTGGAGTCCAATTACGACAGATCGTGGACCTGCACCCGCAACGGCGCCGCGGACGGCAAGCTGCCCACCGGTGACGCGGGCGGCTCCGCCCAGGTGCACGTCGACGTCGGCGACTTCGTCTCCTGCACGATCACCAACACCGCGAAGGCGGCGACACTGCAACTGGTGAAGCACGCCGCCCCGCCGGTGGACGTGAACGGCAACGGGATCACCGACGCGGGTGACACGATCGAGTACACCTTCACCGTCACCAACGCCGGCGCGCTGGCGCTGCACGACATCACCGTGACCGACCCCAAGGCCGGCCCGGCCACCTGTCCCCGGCCGACGCTGGCCCCAGGTGAGTCCCAGACTTGCGCCGCCCAGGTCCCGTACGTGATCACCAAGGCTGACGAGGCGAACGGCGCCGCGGTCAACACCGCGACGGCGTCCGGACTGCCGCCGGGCGTGACCACCGAGGTGACGTCGAACCCGTCGTCCACCCGGACCCCCACCGAGACGCCGAAGCCGGCGCTGACGCTGACGAAGTCCGCCTCCCCCGACGACCCGGAGGCCTACACCGCCGGACGGCGGATCACCTACTCGTTCCTGGTCACCAACACCGGGAACGTGCCGCTGAACGAGATCGGGGTCGACGAGACCGCGTTCTCCGGCAGCGGCGTCCTGTCCACGCCGGTCTGCCCGGTCACCACGCTCGCCCCCGGCGCCGGTACGACGTGCACCGCCACGTATGTCCTGACGCAGGACGACGTCGACTCGGGCCTGCTGCACAACACTGCCACCGCGCACGGCAAGCAGCCCGGCTCGCCCGACCCGACCACCTCGAACCCCTCCAGCGTGTCCATCCCGACGCCGGCGCACCCGGCGATCACCTTGGTCAAGACCGCCGATCCGACGACCGTCGAGCGCGCAGGGCAGTCGGTGACCTACCGGTTCACGGTGACCAACACCGGTGACGTGACGCTGCGCGGGGTCGGGGTCGACGAGACCCGGTTCACCGGCTCCGGCCCGGCCCCCGAGATCTCCTGCCCGGACGTGGTGCTCGCGCCCGGGGCGTCCCAGACGTGCCTAGGGGTCCACCGCGTCACGCAGGCGGACATCGACGCGGGCTCGATCGAGAACACCGCAGTCGCGCACGGCACGGCGCCGCGCGCGACCGAGCCGACCACCGCGGCGCCCTCGTCGGCGAAGGTGACCGCCGACCGTTCCGCGGCGCTCGCTCTGGCGAAGTCGGCCTACCCCGGCACGGTCGCCGCCGCGGGCGAGCCGGTGCGCTACTCGTTCCTGGTGACCAACACCGGGAACGTGACACTGACCGACGTGACCGTCACCGAAGGGGCCTTCAGCGGCAGCGGGACGCTGTCGGCGATCTCCTGCCCGGCGGGCGCCGCGGTGGTGCCGGTGCTGGCGCCCGGCCAGGCCGTCACCTGCGCAGCGGACTACACCGTGACCCAGGCCGACCTCGACGCCGGCCGGATCACCAACAGCGCGACCGCGGCCGGCACTCCGCCCGGGGGCCTGCCGACGGCGACCACCCCGCCCGCGACCGCGGTCGTCACGGCGAGTGGTGGAGCCGCGCTGACTCTGGTCAAGTCGGTCGAGCCGGCCACCGTCGACGGCGCCGGGCACACCGTCACGTACCGGTTCGCCGTGACCAACAACGGCAACCGCACGCTCACCTCGGTGGCCGTGCGCGAATCCGCGTTCACCGGTACCGGAGCGGGGCCGGCCATCGCGTGCCCGTCGGACACCCTGGCCCCCGGCCAGGCCGTCACCTGCACCGCCACCTACACCCTCACCCAGGCCGACGCGGACGCCGGCTCGGTGACCAACACCGCCGAGGCGACCGGCAATCCGCCCCAGGGTGACCCGGTGACCTCAGGCCCGTCCCAGGCGACGGTGACCGTACTGCGCAGGCCAGGGCTGTCGCTGGTGAAGTCGGCGGACCCGACGGACGACGGGCACTTCGACGCGGGGCAGACGGTCACCTACTCGTTCGTGGTGACCAACACGGGCAACCAGACGCTCACCACCGTGACAGTGCGGGAGACGGCGTTCTCCGGCACCGGAGGGCTCTCGCCGCTGTCCTGCCCGGGAGGCGGCTCCACGGTGGGCGTCCTGGCGCCGGACGAGCAAGCGGTCTGCACCGCCACGTACGTGCTCACCCAGTCCGATGTGGACTCCGGGCACGTGACGAACACGGCTGTCGCCACCGGCACCCCGCCCGCGGGGACCGAGCCGCCGACCTCGGACCCGTCCACGGCCGTCGTGCCGACCCCACCGGACGCCGCGCTGACGCTGGCCAAGACGGCCACGCCGGGCACGGTCTCCGCGGCCGGCCAGCAGATCACCTATGCGTTCGTGGTGACCAACACCGGCAACGTCACGCTCAACCCGGTGACGGTCCGCGAGACCCGCTTCACCGGCAGCGGCGCAGGGCCGGTGCCGGTCTGCCCGGGCGGCGCGCTGGCTCCCGGACGCCAGGTCACCTGCACCGCGACCTACCGCGTGACGCAGTCCGATGTGGACGCCGGGTCGATCGGCAACACCGCCGTGGCGTCCGGCACCCCGCCGGACGGCGGCAGCCCGGCCGACTCGAAGCCCGCGACCGCGACCGTGCACGCCACCGCGGTGGGCGCGCTCGCGATCACGAAGGCCGCCGGCCCGGTGGACGTGAACCGCGACGGGAGCATCGGCGCCGGCGACCGGATCAGCTGGACGATCACGGTCACCAACACCGGCACGGCCACCGTCGGTGAGATCAAGGTCGACGACCCGTCCGCGGGCCCCGTGACCTGCCCGGGCACCGTGCTCGCGCCGGGCCAGGCGATGACCTGCACCGTGCTGCCGCACACGGTCACCGCGGCGGACGTCACGGCGGGCCGGGTCCGCAACGTCGCCACGGCCACCGGGACCGGGCCGGACGGCAAGCCGGTCCCGGGCGGCGAGGCGACCGCCAGCGTCCCGGTGGTTCCGGTGCTGCCGCCGGGACCCCGCCCAGGACCGGCGACGGGACCGGGCGAGCCGCCGCACCGGCTGCCGGACACCGGCGTGGATGTGGGCCGGCAGCTCGCCCTGGCGGCCCTGCTGCTGACCGCCGGGCTCGCGCTGTGCCTGGCCGGGCGACGACGGCGCGCCTGA
- a CDS encoding ricin-type beta-trefoil lectin domain protein, which translates to MSFSRTRAALVAALPVVAALALTPSAAAAAGGAFPAHYAAPYLQISDADAGQMAADLNATGTKFYTLAFLTPQSGCTPVWEANGTGVGSFKSQISALQAAGGNVIPSFGGAEGGELAQTCTNTSSLTAAYANVVTTYGTPRLDFDIEGGVLNDTASNQRRNSALAALQQQNPAVQVDYTLAVDPSGIPSNELDLLRDAKSKGVKVSVVNLMVMDFYDGQPVLGDALSAARASASQLASLYGISTSAAYAMMGLTPIAGRNDDGAQFSQSDAQQLETFAAQNGVAELSFWELQDYDRATGYAYSRIFNAITGGTTTPPPAGTGTITGYGGKCVDVAGASSANGTTVDLYTCNGTNAQQWTSTSGTLRALGKCLDVASAGTANGSRVQLYDCNGTGAQQWTASGSQLVNPASGKCLDATGPSSADGTPLQIWTCTGAANQSWTLH; encoded by the coding sequence ATGTCCTTTTCCCGTACCAGAGCGGCACTCGTGGCGGCGTTGCCCGTCGTCGCCGCTCTCGCTCTGACACCGTCCGCCGCCGCGGCGGCCGGCGGGGCGTTCCCCGCCCACTACGCGGCGCCCTACCTGCAGATCAGCGACGCTGACGCCGGCCAGATGGCCGCCGACCTGAACGCCACCGGCACGAAGTTCTACACGCTGGCGTTCCTGACCCCGCAGTCCGGCTGCACGCCGGTGTGGGAGGCGAACGGCACCGGCGTCGGCTCGTTCAAGTCCCAGATCAGCGCGCTGCAGGCGGCGGGCGGCAACGTGATCCCGTCGTTCGGCGGCGCCGAAGGCGGTGAGCTGGCCCAGACCTGCACGAACACGTCGAGCCTGACGGCCGCGTACGCGAACGTCGTCACCACGTACGGCACGCCCCGCCTGGACTTCGACATCGAAGGCGGCGTCCTGAACGACACGGCGTCGAACCAGCGCCGCAACTCGGCGCTGGCGGCGCTGCAGCAGCAGAACCCGGCGGTCCAGGTCGACTACACCCTCGCCGTCGACCCGTCGGGCATCCCGTCGAACGAGCTCGACCTGCTGCGCGACGCGAAGAGCAAGGGCGTCAAGGTCAGCGTGGTCAACCTGATGGTGATGGACTTCTACGACGGCCAGCCGGTCCTGGGCGACGCCCTGTCGGCGGCACGGGCATCGGCGTCGCAGCTGGCGAGTCTCTACGGGATTTCGACCTCGGCGGCGTACGCGATGATGGGCCTGACACCGATCGCGGGCCGCAACGACGACGGCGCGCAGTTCAGCCAGTCGGACGCGCAGCAGCTCGAGACGTTCGCTGCGCAGAACGGCGTCGCGGAGCTGTCGTTCTGGGAGCTCCAGGACTACGACCGGGCAACGGGCTACGCGTACTCGAGGATCTTCAACGCGATCACGGGCGGCACGACCACACCGCCGCCGGCCGGCACCGGCACGATCACCGGCTACGGCGGCAAGTGCGTGGACGTGGCGGGCGCATCATCGGCGAACGGCACGACGGTGGACCTGTACACGTGCAACGGGACGAACGCCCAGCAGTGGACGTCGACATCGGGCACGCTGCGGGCGTTGGGCAAGTGCCTGGACGTGGCCTCCGCGGGAACGGCGAACGGAAGCCGGGTACAGCTGTACGACTGCAACGGAACAGGCGCCCAGCAGTGGACGGCATCGGGCAGCCAGCTGGTGAACCCGGCATCGGGCAAGTGCCTGGACGCAACAGGCCCGAGCTCGGCGGACGGCACACCGCTGCAGATCTGGACGTGCACGGGCGCGGCGAACCAGTCGTGGACACTGCACTAG
- a CDS encoding isocitrate lyase/PEP mutase family protein encodes MVAETQQARAVALRALHESGVLVLPNAWDAGSAALIAAAGAKAVATTSGGVSWSLGRPDGHGLTRDEMVEAVRRIVSVVDVPVTADVEGGYGESPEDVAKTVEAIIGAGAVGVNVEDSKAPGGPLFDASEQAARLRAGRDAAAKAGLPELVINVRTDVFLFGIGEEAGRLDDVIERAGVYAEAGADSLFVPGLIDLDALTTLVKAVPVPVNVMTWPGAPTIAEFEAAGVRRVSLGTAVSQAAYTVAKRATEELLATGTYGALEDALDFGTINSAVS; translated from the coding sequence GTGGTTGCGGAAACTCAGCAGGCCAGAGCGGTAGCCCTGCGAGCACTGCACGAAAGCGGCGTGCTGGTGCTGCCGAACGCGTGGGACGCCGGCAGCGCCGCGCTGATCGCCGCGGCGGGCGCGAAGGCCGTCGCCACCACCAGCGGCGGGGTGTCCTGGTCGCTGGGCCGGCCCGACGGGCACGGCCTGACCCGCGACGAGATGGTCGAGGCCGTCCGCCGGATCGTGTCGGTCGTCGACGTGCCCGTCACGGCCGACGTCGAGGGCGGCTACGGCGAGAGCCCCGAGGACGTCGCCAAGACGGTCGAGGCGATCATCGGCGCGGGCGCGGTCGGCGTGAACGTCGAGGACTCGAAGGCGCCGGGGGGCCCGCTGTTCGACGCGTCCGAGCAGGCCGCGCGGCTGCGCGCCGGGCGCGATGCCGCGGCGAAGGCGGGGTTGCCGGAGCTGGTCATCAACGTGCGCACCGACGTCTTCCTGTTCGGCATCGGCGAGGAGGCGGGCCGCCTCGACGACGTCATCGAGCGGGCCGGGGTCTACGCCGAGGCGGGCGCGGACAGCCTGTTCGTGCCGGGCCTGATCGACCTCGACGCGCTGACCACGCTGGTCAAGGCCGTTCCGGTGCCGGTCAACGTGATGACCTGGCCGGGCGCGCCGACGATCGCCGAGTTCGAGGCGGCCGGCGTGCGGCGGGTCAGCCTGGGCACCGCGGTCAGCCAGGCCGCCTACACCGTGGCGAAGCGCGCGACGGAGGAGCTCCTGGCCACCGGTACCTACGGCGCGCTCGAGGACGCGCTGGACTTCGGCACGATCAACAGCGCGGTCAGCTAG
- a CDS encoding endonuclease V: protein MHTGDWPTTVEEALAVQERLRGRVDLTDDLPELPPAVTGLDVAYDDAGGIAAAVVTLETAGLTVVEQRTHRAQAVFPYEPGLFAFRELPPLLAALEQLDHEPGVLVCDGHGLAHPRRFGLACHLGVLTGLPAFGVGKTRFVGSHAAPASARGSSEPLVDAGDEVGAVLRTQDGVKPVYVSAGHRIGLAHACRLTLALTPRYRLPETTRQADRLSRAALR, encoded by the coding sequence GTGCACACCGGGGACTGGCCGACGACGGTCGAGGAGGCGCTCGCCGTGCAGGAACGGCTGCGCGGGCGGGTCGACCTCACCGACGACCTCCCCGAGCTGCCGCCGGCGGTGACCGGTCTCGACGTCGCCTACGACGACGCCGGCGGGATCGCCGCAGCCGTCGTCACGCTGGAGACGGCCGGGTTGACGGTCGTGGAGCAGCGGACGCACCGCGCGCAGGCCGTCTTCCCGTACGAACCGGGCCTGTTCGCCTTCCGCGAGCTGCCGCCGCTGCTGGCCGCGCTCGAGCAGCTCGATCACGAGCCCGGCGTCCTGGTCTGCGACGGTCACGGCCTCGCCCACCCGCGGCGCTTCGGCCTGGCGTGCCACCTCGGCGTGCTGACCGGACTGCCCGCGTTCGGCGTCGGCAAGACCCGGTTCGTCGGCTCGCACGCCGCCCCGGCATCGGCTCGGGGGTCGTCCGAGCCGCTGGTCGACGCCGGGGACGAGGTCGGCGCGGTGCTGCGGACCCAGGACGGCGTCAAGCCGGTGTACGTCTCGGCCGGGCACCGGATCGGCCTGGCCCACGCCTGCCGGCTGACGCTGGCGCTGACCCCGCGCTACCGGCTCCCCGAGACGACCCGGCAGGCCGACCGGCTGTCCCGGGCGGCGCTGCGATGA
- a CDS encoding ATP-binding protein has translation MGRPEKPVSVNGGVAAAFASELRRLRAGAGNPTYRDMARAALFSPSALSSAASGARLPSLQVTLGFVAACGGDRESWRRRWLEAAGETRKRNPPGIRYKRSPAHQQLPRPAQLPLRPRGFVGRRAELCRLGLDSTGATVISGPSGVGKTELALHHAHQMAQEMVDGQLYADLGPLTGTSSDAGYLLDGFLLALGVPGDHLPDTLDQRAGLYRSLLAERRLVVLLDNVRDERQVRLLLAETRRSVILVVSRTRLLGLRDVRRIRLDVLPRADSIAMITAAIPDRAAAAPQECDRLAELCGDLPLALDVALRKLVDRPHLGLHRVNAKLAESSDALEWLEIGDLSVRDSLDSVYRNLSDAAKTLVKCIARLPLTYDLGTLMQGEDDLVEELVEANMVRRSEDSATFRIMPLVRAYVVEVATSPLVDVPTQALAFDGNELGRRMRMVENAGAR, from the coding sequence ATGGGCAGGCCGGAAAAACCGGTTAGCGTCAACGGCGGCGTGGCGGCTGCGTTCGCCAGCGAGCTGCGGCGGCTCAGAGCTGGAGCGGGAAACCCGACCTATCGGGACATGGCACGCGCGGCACTGTTCTCCCCTTCCGCCCTTTCGAGTGCCGCCAGCGGCGCGCGGCTGCCTTCGCTGCAGGTGACGCTGGGGTTCGTCGCCGCCTGCGGGGGCGACCGGGAGAGCTGGCGGCGCCGGTGGCTCGAGGCGGCCGGCGAAACGCGGAAGAGAAACCCGCCCGGCATCCGATATAAGAGGTCACCGGCCCACCAGCAGCTGCCCCGCCCGGCCCAGCTCCCGCTGCGGCCCCGCGGCTTCGTCGGCCGGCGCGCGGAGCTGTGCCGGCTGGGGCTGGACTCGACCGGGGCCACCGTGATCAGCGGCCCGAGCGGGGTCGGCAAGACGGAACTGGCCCTGCACCACGCGCACCAGATGGCGCAGGAGATGGTGGACGGGCAGTTGTACGCCGATCTCGGCCCGCTGACCGGCACCTCGTCCGACGCCGGCTACCTCCTCGACGGTTTCCTCCTGGCCCTGGGAGTCCCCGGCGACCACCTACCCGACACGCTGGACCAGCGCGCGGGGCTGTACCGCTCGCTGCTGGCCGAACGCCGGCTCGTCGTCCTGCTCGACAACGTCCGGGACGAGCGCCAAGTCCGGCTGCTGCTGGCCGAGACCCGGCGCAGCGTGATCCTGGTCGTCAGCCGCACCCGGCTGCTCGGCCTGCGCGACGTCCGCCGCATCCGCTTGGACGTCCTGCCCCGCGCCGATTCGATCGCGATGATCACCGCGGCGATCCCGGACCGCGCCGCGGCCGCCCCGCAGGAATGCGACCGCCTCGCCGAGCTGTGCGGCGATCTCCCGCTGGCACTGGACGTCGCGTTGCGCAAGCTGGTGGACCGCCCGCACCTGGGTCTGCACCGGGTCAACGCAAAGCTGGCCGAAAGCTCGGACGCGCTGGAGTGGCTCGAGATCGGTGACCTGTCCGTCCGCGATTCCCTCGATTCGGTCTACCGCAACCTCAGCGACGCGGCGAAAACATTGGTGAAATGCATCGCACGGTTGCCGCTCACTTATGATCTCGGCACGCTGATGCAGGGCGAGGACGACCTCGTCGAGGAACTCGTGGAGGCGAACATGGTGCGCCGCAGCGAGGATTCCGCCACATTCCGGATCATGCCCCTGGTGCGCGCATACGTCGTCGAGGTGGCAACATCACCCCTCGTCGACGTACCGACGCAGGCATTGGCCTTCGACGGAAACGAACTCGGCCGGCGCATGCGCATGGTCGAGAACGCCGGCGCAAGGTGA
- a CDS encoding uracil-DNA glycosylase, with protein sequence MRSLEELDAAVAECRACPRLVTWREGVVGTKAAFRGEEYWARPVPGFGPPDASIAVVGLAPSAHGANRTGRMFTGDPSGDFLFRVLHEVGLASQPTSERLGDGLELYRTRLVSPVRCAPPDNKPTPAERDTCRPWLAEELTLLRPTLRAIVVLGAFGWQALLPVLAAAGWPVPRPRPAFAHGAVVELGDLRLFGCYHVSPRNVQTRLVTHAMVADVFRAATSVTGHD encoded by the coding sequence ATGAGGTCCCTGGAAGAGCTGGACGCCGCCGTGGCCGAGTGCCGCGCCTGCCCGCGGCTGGTGACCTGGCGCGAAGGCGTCGTGGGCACCAAGGCAGCCTTCCGCGGCGAGGAGTACTGGGCGCGGCCGGTGCCGGGCTTCGGGCCGCCCGACGCGTCGATCGCGGTGGTCGGGCTCGCGCCGTCGGCGCACGGTGCGAACCGCACCGGCCGGATGTTCACCGGCGACCCGTCGGGTGATTTCCTCTTCCGGGTGCTGCACGAGGTGGGGCTCGCGTCGCAGCCGACGTCGGAGCGGCTGGGCGACGGCCTGGAGCTGTACCGGACGCGGCTCGTCTCGCCGGTGCGCTGCGCGCCGCCGGACAACAAGCCGACACCGGCCGAGCGGGACACGTGCCGTCCGTGGCTCGCCGAGGAGCTCACACTGTTGCGTCCGACACTGCGGGCGATCGTCGTGCTGGGTGCGTTCGGTTGGCAGGCGTTACTGCCCGTGCTCGCCGCGGCGGGTTGGCCGGTGCCGCGGCCGCGGCCGGCCTTCGCGCACGGAGCGGTCGTGGAGCTGGGCGACCTGCGTCTTTTCGGCTGTTATCACGTGTCGCCGCGGAATGTCCAGACTCGGCTCGTGACCCACGCCATGGTGGCCGACGTCTTCCGCGCCGCGACCTCGGTGACAGGGCACGACTGA